The following proteins are encoded in a genomic region of Mycobacterium kiyosense:
- a CDS encoding type VII secretion integral membrane protein EccD, producing the protein MTLPPSLSELDAESEAEPTLSRVTLVVGDLRLDFGLPADTSIGAFIDDVIDIANEQIAAHPGPDAELEQVVFDTTEGKWTLARLGDDAIDPSRSLREAGIYDGELLTIREIDQPARPMLFDDVLDTDGQPDSSILGMGARHARLITSFGVGLTASVTIAFLLPRHATVIYLPATALGIGCLAVLLACVVAHRCGGARRSEWLAAVATPLLFGGALYVVPDGWGAKSLPMAFALTGLASLLVLLVTGRGRALHTAVIALAVIGGAAAVAGLLWSPPPRATGAVLATVSVIVVYLSPRVTILLAKLPVPRVPTAGEPLDDIETQGGTTVEGVNAVGKQVIPTEEGMIVRVRRASQYLTGILTATAVTATVGCYLAVDVSDGFYWQGTVFATAVATVLCLRGRSHHDLRQSATLIAAGLTIALLTIVKTAVGLDNWEFNGTAALVVLMVLVVACGIIAPRLEFSPVLRRQVELLEYLAIVLIFPLCCWMVRLYAMFRELRI; encoded by the coding sequence ATGACTCTACCGCCGTCGCTGTCGGAATTAGACGCCGAATCCGAGGCCGAACCCACCCTCAGCCGCGTCACTTTGGTGGTCGGTGACCTGCGGCTGGACTTCGGGCTACCGGCCGACACCAGCATCGGTGCGTTCATCGACGACGTCATCGACATCGCCAACGAGCAGATCGCCGCACACCCCGGCCCGGACGCCGAACTCGAACAGGTCGTCTTCGACACCACGGAGGGCAAGTGGACGCTGGCCCGGCTCGGTGACGATGCGATCGACCCGAGCCGTTCACTGCGCGAGGCCGGCATTTACGACGGCGAGTTGCTGACCATTCGGGAAATCGACCAGCCGGCCCGGCCGATGTTGTTCGACGACGTGCTGGACACCGACGGGCAGCCGGACAGCTCGATACTCGGCATGGGTGCCCGCCACGCGCGACTGATCACCAGCTTCGGTGTGGGCCTGACCGCTTCGGTGACCATCGCTTTCCTGCTGCCGCGGCACGCCACCGTGATCTACCTTCCCGCTACTGCGCTGGGTATCGGATGCCTGGCGGTACTCCTCGCCTGCGTCGTCGCTCACCGCTGCGGCGGTGCGCGACGCTCGGAGTGGCTCGCGGCGGTCGCCACGCCGCTGTTGTTCGGCGGCGCCCTGTACGTGGTGCCCGACGGCTGGGGAGCCAAATCGCTGCCGATGGCGTTCGCGCTGACCGGACTGGCGTCGCTGCTGGTGTTGCTGGTCACCGGCCGCGGCCGGGCGCTGCACACCGCGGTGATCGCGTTGGCGGTGATCGGTGGCGCCGCCGCGGTGGCCGGGCTGCTGTGGAGTCCGCCGCCGCGCGCCACCGGCGCGGTGCTGGCCACGGTGTCGGTGATCGTCGTGTACCTGTCACCACGGGTGACGATCCTGCTGGCGAAACTGCCCGTCCCGCGGGTGCCCACGGCCGGCGAGCCGCTCGACGACATCGAAACGCAGGGCGGGACGACCGTCGAGGGGGTCAACGCCGTCGGCAAACAGGTGATCCCGACCGAGGAAGGCATGATCGTGCGGGTGCGGCGGGCAAGTCAGTACCTGACCGGCATCCTGACCGCCACCGCCGTCACCGCAACGGTCGGCTGTTACCTGGCGGTCGACGTCAGCGACGGATTTTATTGGCAGGGAACGGTTTTCGCGACCGCGGTGGCGACCGTGCTGTGCCTGCGCGGACGCAGCCACCACGATCTGCGCCAGTCGGCGACGCTGATCGCAGCGGGTTTGACGATCGCGCTGTTGACCATCGTCAAAACTGCTGTCGGCCTGGACAATTGGGAGTTCAACGGCACCGCGGCGCTGGTGGTGCTGATGGTGTTGGTGGTCGCCTGCGGCATCATCGCCCCCCGGTTGGAGTTCTCGCCGGTGCTGCGGCGGCAGGTGGAGCTCCTGGAATACCTGGCGATCGTGCTGATCTTCCCGCTGTGCTGCTGGATGGTGCGTCTGTACGCGATGTTCCGCGAGCTCCGGATCTGA
- a CDS encoding hypothetical protein (frameshifted, insertion at around 4229221), which produces MAAALILVVRVRGMTLPRLVALRTGFRRQRRKRAKKRTLAEPFDVPTADGALIGFRWDGSTLMSLLKIEENPQAMTIMEPGTTVSGETVPVQALVECLQQFDITLDSIDVISQGARSQGHSQVAAVYDAVLGPLPAIAQRNVWIAVRFDPSRCAAAVRRRGGGRDGILRAATTATRRVANRLTEGGLRTRVLTAGEIGQATHQLTDGVDLATVEETWRTCREGRFRLRSFAVAPRMLTTAGLGLLWTIPSYSTTMSLSLRRDHPRGPVAIRGLARFDTHGRSRVNLRGLTHLRGHQYSALAASLPVPAPARPIEKWAYSTADPIGDFASLRVPASGCGQVIGADEHGRAVALALFGPQIRRVEIAGTLHLAQQVVLRSLALGAHVLVHTRRPAKWRTMVDEVDDHDLLWVADFNRGSMQAGADRNYSVEMFDGVAEQAVRVGVTAIVVIPPESAVTANADVALELLDFASDTVRVSTRAGSSVVTMVATDEEMRYLKASFADEE; this is translated from the coding sequence TTGGCGGCCGCTCTGATTCTGGTCGTGCGGGTTCGCGGCATGACTCTGCCCAGGTTGGTCGCGCTGCGGACGGGTTTTCGGCGGCAACGCCGCAAGAGGGCCAAGAAGCGGACCCTGGCCGAACCTTTCGACGTCCCGACGGCCGATGGCGCCCTGATCGGCTTCCGTTGGGACGGAAGCACTCTGATGTCGTTGTTGAAGATCGAAGAGAACCCGCAGGCGATGACCATCATGGAGCCGGGGACGACGGTTTCCGGAGAAACCGTGCCGGTGCAGGCGTTGGTGGAATGCCTGCAGCAGTTCGACATCACCCTGGACTCCATCGACGTGATCAGCCAGGGCGCCCGGTCGCAGGGCCACAGCCAGGTGGCCGCGGTGTACGACGCCGTGCTGGGGCCGCTGCCGGCGATCGCCCAGCGCAATGTATGGATCGCCGTCCGGTTCGACCCGTCGCGCTGCGCGGCGGCGGTACGCCGGCGCGGCGGCGGCCGCGACGGCATCCTGCGGGCCGCCACGACTGCGACTCGCCGGGTGGCCAACCGGCTGACCGAGGGCGGGCTGCGCACCCGGGTGCTGACCGCCGGGGAGATCGGCCAGGCCACCCACCAGCTCACCGACGGGGTGGATCTGGCCACCGTCGAGGAGACCTGGCGGACCTGCCGGGAAGGCAGGTTCAGGTTGCGCAGCTTCGCCGTCGCACCGCGCATGCTGACCACGGCCGGACTCGGGCTGTTGTGGACCATCCCCAGCTACTCGACCACCATGAGCCTGTCGTTGCGGCGCGACCACCCGCGCGGCCCCGTCGCGATCCGGGGCCTGGCCCGCTTCGACACCCACGGCCGGTCGCGGGTCAACCTGCGCGGCCTGACCCATCTGCGGGGACATCAGTATTCGGCGCTGGCCGCCAGTCTGCCGGTGCCGGCCCCGGCCCGGCCGATCGAAAAGTGGGCCTACTCGACCGCGGATCCGATCGGGGATTTCGCGTCGCTACGCGTTCCCGCCTCGGGCTGCGGGCAGGTGATCGGCGCCGACGAGCATGGTCGCGCGGTGGCGCTGGCCCTGTTCGGCCCGCAGATCCGGCGCGTCGAAATCGCCGGCACGCTGCACCTGGCCCAGCAGGTGGTGCTGCGGTCGCTGGCGTTGGGGGCGCACGTGCTGGTACACACCCGTCGGCCGGCCAAGTGGCGCACCATGGTCGACGAGGTCGACGACCACGACCTGCTGTGGGTCGCCGACTTCAATCGAGGCTCGATGCAGGCCGGCGCGGACCGGAACTATTCGGTGGAGATGTTCGACGGGGTGGCCGAGCAGGCGGTGCGGGTGGGAGTGACCGCGATCGTGGTGATACCGCCGGAGTCGGCGGTCACGGCAAACGCCGACGTGGCCCTGGAACTGCTGGACTTCGCCAGCGACACGGTCAGGGTGAGCACGCGGGCGGGGTCGTCGGTGGTCACCATGGTCGCGACCGACGAGGAGATGCGCTACCTCAAGGCCTCGTTCGCCGACGAAGAGTGA